The DNA window GCAACAGCCCCAACAGCGCCAGTGCCGATTCCTTTGAAAACAGGCCGGCAAGAAACACTAAGGAACTCCAGGCGCCATGTCCCCTTTCCCAAAGAAGCAGGCAGGCAAGCAGGCAGAGTCCCAACAGGGTTTCATTCATTGCCGCCAGCCACATCACGGCTTCCTGATGTCCTTGAATCGATGCGAAAAACACGGCGGCCAGCAGCCCGATCCGGGACGATTGCATGAGCCGGGTCAAAAGCTGCCAGATCAGAATGGAATTAATGAGATGAAGCAGCAAATTGAATGCATAGTACCACGCCGGATGGTATCCAAAGAGAAATCTGAGCATTCCAAAGAAGATGTAACTCGTAAGCCGGAAGCACTCGGGAGGGATGGAAAACAGATACAGGAAATCATGCTGTAGTGCATCCAGGCGCCCCAGAATGACAAAGTCGTCCGAGATAAAGCCGTTGTTAACGCAAGGCAGGTAGGCGACGGCGCACAATCCAGCCAGGAGGAGGACGACTCCGGCATCACGGGGGAGCCTTCCCCTTTTCGCTGATCCTGTGTCAGCTGCGTTGCTCATGTCGGGCCCGACGCTACCAAAGCCGCCTTGGAAAATCAACGGCCCCCGAGCGCACTCATGGGCGGGGAAAATACCTCAAGCCTCAACAGCTCAACGCAGAGAATGCCGAGCGAAGCAGAGAAGGCAGGCCTTTGATAGCCTCAAATCCGACCTCTCTGCGCCCTCTGCGACCCTCTGCGCCCTTTGCGTCAATCCATTGCTCTTCAATCGAATTGGAACAGAGAACCCGGCGCAGCGAACTCCTTATTCGACATGTTTCGCTTGCCATATCCGCCGGACAAAGATATCCTCGCCCCCACTGGAATAATCTCTTTCTGAGTGGCATTTCTTGACGAACATAACACACCCGACATCTCGAACATGGGGAGGAATTGATCATGTCTAACCATCTTAAGTATAGGCATCTCAAACAGAAGGGCCTATTTGCGCTAATGGCCCTGGTTCTCTTGATTCCATTGATTCCCGCCAGGCCGCAACCCGGCGCGCCGGCGGATAATCCCGCCATCACGCGGGCCAACTATGATCTGGCCGCAAAGTGGACGCAGGCTAAGATTCAAAAACTCGTGTTCGATACCGCCGTTACGCCGCACTGGCTCGAAACCGGCGATCGCTTCTGGTACACCTATCAGACGCCGCAGGGGAGAAACTTCTACCTGGTCGATCCTGCGAAAAAATCGAAGACACTGCTGTTCGACAACGCCAAAATGGCTGCGATGCTCACTACGATCACGCGCATACCGTACGACTCGCAGCACCTCCCCTTCACTACAATACAGCGGTTCGTAAAGAAAGACACCGCCTTCCAGTTTCAGTTCACCGTCCCGGTGGACGCCGACATCGTTACAACCAAGAAGGTGGAACAGCAAGCTCAAAAGACCGATCAGCAAGCTCAAAAGACCGATCAGACGGGCCAGACAGGCCAAAGAGGCCAAACGCAGGGGCAGAGAGGTCAGGGCGCACGAGGTGGTGCGCCTGCGGCGCCGCCCAGAACCAAGACCCTTCATTTCGAATATGACCTGGCAACCGGAAAGGTCCAGTTGCTCGAAGATTGGAAGGATCCCGAAAGAAAACCGGCATGGGCCAATGTCTCTTCCGACGGCAAGACCATCATATTTGCCAGGAATCACAACCTTTACATGATGGACGACGTCAATTTCGAAAAGGCCAAGAAGACCCCAAACGACAGTTCGATCGTCGAAACCCAGCTTACGACCGATGGAGTTGAGCATTACAGCTTCGCCGGCGGAAGAGGCGGAAGAGGCGGTGATCAACAGCAGCAGCAACAACAGGAAGAAATCACCACCACTCAAGAACAGGGCCAGGGTGAAGGGCGCGGAAATGCTCGCACGGCCCCGATCAGCCCTCAATGGTCCAAGGACTCAAAGAAGTTCTGCGTCACGCGCAGGGACGACAGGAAAGTCAAAGATCTCTGGGTAATCTACACACTTGACAATCCGCGCCCGACGCTCGAGACCTATCGCTATGCCATGCCCGGCGAACCGGACGTGCCGCAGGAAGAAGTCCTGGCCTTTGACCGTGATACCAAGGCGCGCGTAAAGGTCAAGGCGGACGCCTGGAAGGACGAGAACATGACCGTCTATTCTGCGCGTGTAACCGCCTCGTTCCGGGAGCAGAATCCCGATCGCACCGAGCAGACCTGGTTCACCGATGCGCCTGACAAGGTTTACCTCAACCGCATCAGCCGCGACATGCACAAGCTTGATGTGTGTGTGGTGAATCCCGACACGGGCGATGCCAAGGTGCTCGTCGAAGAGCGATTAAACACCTACATCGAGACCCAGACGCCGCGCCTCATCAACAACGGCCAGGAATTCATCTGGTGGTCGGAGCGGGATGGCTGGGGCCACCTCTATCGCTACGGTATTGATGGAACGCTGAAAAACCAGATCACATCGGGCGAGTTCGTCTGCACATCGGCCGGCGGCGGGGGTGGGGGCGGTGGCGGTGGGGGCGGCTCTGTCCAGGGCGTCGATGAAAAGAGCGGCACACTCTTCTTCACCGCGGTCGGCCGTGAGCCGGGGGAGGATCCATACTACGCACATCTCTATCGAGTCAACCTGGATGGCACCGGTTTGAAGCTGCTCAATCCAGGCGACGCGTCGCATGCCGTAAATATGTGCGAATCGTCGAAGTACTTCGTCGACAACTCCTCCCGGATCAACGCCGCTCCCCGGTCCGTACTATACGATAACGCCGGCAATCTGGTGATGGACCTCGAGACGACGGACGTCAAGCCCTTGCTGGAAGCCGGGTACAAGTTCCCGGAACCCTTCAAAGTCAAGGCGGACGACGGCATCACCGATATCTACGGTGTCATGTACAAGCCGTTTGACTTTGATCCCAACAAGAAATATCCGATCGTCCTGTACGTCTATCCCGGTCCCCAAACCGAGAGTGTGACCAAGACCTTCACCCGGGGGAATTACAGCACTTTCCTGGCGCAGTTCGGTTTCATCGTGATCGAGGTTGGAAACCGCGGCGGCAACCCGCAGCGCTCCAAATGGTATCACAACTACAGCTACGGCGAGGATATCAGCTTCCGCGACTATGGCCTGGCGGATAAGAAGGCAGCCGTTGAGCAACTGGCGCACCGCTTCTCTTTCATCGACATCAATAAAGTCGGGATCTGGGGGCATTCGGGAGGCGGATTCATGTCCGCCGCAGCCATGCTCGTGTTTCCCGACTTCTTCAAGGTGGCATGGTCTGAATCGGGCAACCACGAGAACAACGTCTACAACAACTCCTGGAGTGAGAAAAACCACGGCATCAAAGAAGTGACCGACAAGGATGGAAATACAACGTTCGAGTTTACCATCGACAAGAACTCCGAACTCGCCAAGAACCTCAAGGGGCATCTGATGCTGACTACGGGTGACCGCGACAACAACGTCCACCCTGCTAACACCATGCGGCTCGCGGACGCCTTGATCAAAGCAAACAAGCGTTTTGACATGATGATCTTCCCCGGGCAGCGGCACTCCTACGGAGAAGACGGCCCCTACTGCGAGTGGATCCGTGCCGACTACTTCTGCAAGTGGCTGATCGGCGACTTCTCGAGCAACGTCGATCTCGTCGAACTCGCCCGCGAGAAGGAGCAGAACAACAAACCGGAAACCACGGGCAGAGGCGGGGGAGGAGGCAGGGGCCGGGGCGGCAACTGACGGCCGGACCGGAGCTTCTGAAACTCGCTCCTGATCACGCCAGGGGCGCGGCGCGTCGTGCCGCTGCCTTGCCATAAAGATCAGAAAGACCTCGCGGCGGTTGCCTGAGGCCTTTCTGATCTTCGAGGTCCAGGCGGTCTGATTCGTTCAACGGTTACCGTGGGTTGGCACTTCCTGGGCCAGTCCTGTCAGCACAGCTGTCAAGGATCGCGTCTCGCGCTTCAGGGATTCCAGAATCGCTCCGGCTCGGCTCATGTCGCCTGTGCGCCCCATGTTTTCGAGCTCTTCGAGTAAGGCCACCGTTGGGCGTGCGCCGAAGTTGCCGGCGGAACCCTTCAAATTGTGAGCCGCAGCTGCGAGAGCACATGGATCGTTGCGGCGGACGGCATCTTCTATCTCGTTGAGACGTGCCGGGCAATCCTGCAGAAACAGGTCGACAATCTCAGCCAGCAGGGCCGGGTCACCGTCCATCTCGCTCAGAACCGTGTTGGCATCGAAGGTTGGGATTGCGGTTCTTTCGTTCGACGCTTCTGCAAAAATGCGGAGCGTTCTCTCAATTGTCGCCATCAGATCGCCTTTCTTGAGCGGTTTGGCAATGTAGTCGTCCATGCCGGCTGCGACGCATCTTTCCCTGTCACCCTTCATGGCATGCGCGGTCATCGCCACAATCGGGACATGGCGGGAGCCGCGCTGGCGCTCGCGTGCGCGGATGTGTCCTGCAGCCTCAAACCCGTTCATCACGGGCATCTGCACGTCCATCAGGATCAGATCAAACGATCCGTCCACAGCAACCGCCACTGCCTCACATCCGTCGGCGACCACAGTCGCCCTGTGCCCGCAACTCTCCAGCATGCGCACCGCCACCCTCCGATTGACGGCGTTGTCTTCCACCACCAGGATATGCAGCCCCGCTCTGGCTGTATCCGGCCTGGTTTCCGCTATTTGGAAGTCTGCAGCAGCTTTCCGGTCTTTACCGAGGGCTGCCATCATGGATTCAAGCAGTTCGGCCCGTTTGATGGGCTTGACCAGATAGGCGGAAATGCCCAATTGGCGGCAGCGGGCGATGTCTTCCGGCTGCTCTGACGAGGTCAGCATCATGATCAGCGCTCCTGCCAGCTTGGGATCGCGTTTGATCGCGGCCGCAACCGCAAAGCCGTCCATTTCTGGCATCTGCGAATCGAGTAGAACAACGGGAAACGGCGTGCCCTCGCTCGCCGCCTTTGAAAGAACATGCAACGCCGCGCGACCGCGATCGACGACGCTCGGATGCATCCGCCACGAACTCAGGATTTCCCGCAGGATGAACCTGTTGGTCTCGTTGTCATCCACTATGAGCGCAGGCAGGTCGGCGAGAAGATGCGGAACAGCATGGTCGATTGCGGACTCTCCCAGGCCGAAACACGCAGTGAAACGGAAGACGCTGCCGCGCCCCAACTCACTTTCTACCCAGATGCGTCCGCCCATCATTTCAGCCAGTTTGCTGGAGATGGTGAGCCCGAGACCCGTGCCCCCGAAGTTGCGGGTGGTTGAGCCATCCGCCTGACTGAACGCCTCGAAAATCGAACGCTGCTTTTCGGGGGGGATGCCGATGCCGGTATCCCGCACTGCAAACTGCAGGCATACCGGGCCGGCGGTCCCATCGGCTTGTTCGGGAGATGACGCGCAGTCCACCTCCAGTGCCACCTCGCCCCGGTGGGTGAACTTGATCGCATTGCCGACGAGATTGACGATGATCTGCCTCAGGC is part of the Terriglobia bacterium genome and encodes:
- a CDS encoding DPP IV N-terminal domain-containing protein, translated to MALVLLIPLIPARPQPGAPADNPAITRANYDLAAKWTQAKIQKLVFDTAVTPHWLETGDRFWYTYQTPQGRNFYLVDPAKKSKTLLFDNAKMAAMLTTITRIPYDSQHLPFTTIQRFVKKDTAFQFQFTVPVDADIVTTKKVEQQAQKTDQQAQKTDQTGQTGQRGQTQGQRGQGARGGAPAAPPRTKTLHFEYDLATGKVQLLEDWKDPERKPAWANVSSDGKTIIFARNHNLYMMDDVNFEKAKKTPNDSSIVETQLTTDGVEHYSFAGGRGGRGGDQQQQQQQEEITTTQEQGQGEGRGNARTAPISPQWSKDSKKFCVTRRDDRKVKDLWVIYTLDNPRPTLETYRYAMPGEPDVPQEEVLAFDRDTKARVKVKADAWKDENMTVYSARVTASFREQNPDRTEQTWFTDAPDKVYLNRISRDMHKLDVCVVNPDTGDAKVLVEERLNTYIETQTPRLINNGQEFIWWSERDGWGHLYRYGIDGTLKNQITSGEFVCTSAGGGGGGGGGGGGSVQGVDEKSGTLFFTAVGREPGEDPYYAHLYRVNLDGTGLKLLNPGDASHAVNMCESSKYFVDNSSRINAAPRSVLYDNAGNLVMDLETTDVKPLLEAGYKFPEPFKVKADDGITDIYGVMYKPFDFDPNKKYPIVLYVYPGPQTESVTKTFTRGNYSTFLAQFGFIVIEVGNRGGNPQRSKWYHNYSYGEDISFRDYGLADKKAAVEQLAHRFSFIDINKVGIWGHSGGGFMSAAAMLVFPDFFKVAWSESGNHENNVYNNSWSEKNHGIKEVTDKDGNTTFEFTIDKNSELAKNLKGHLMLTTGDRDNNVHPANTMRLADALIKANKRFDMMIFPGQRHSYGEDGPYCEWIRADYFCKWLIGDFSSNVDLVELAREKEQNNKPETTGRGGGGGRGRGGN